Proteins from a genomic interval of Bradyrhizobium sp. CCGB01:
- a CDS encoding YqgE/AlgH family protein, protein MAPTGKRTGESTRSAGPALPSSAGYLDGRLLIAMPVMGDERFERSVIYLCAHSAEGAMGIIVNHPAGSIDFPELLQQLGIIKKGEHIKLPENAESMKVLRGGPVDTGRGFVLHSSDFYIENATLRIDDGVCLTATVDILRAIANGSGPKHAILALGYAGWAPGQLETEIQSNGWLHCDADSDLIFGDDVDEKYGRALRKIGIDPGMLSNEAGHA, encoded by the coding sequence ATGGCTCCCACAGGCAAAAGGACGGGCGAAAGCACCCGCAGCGCGGGCCCCGCGCTCCCCAGTTCGGCCGGTTATCTCGACGGCCGGCTCCTGATCGCGATGCCCGTGATGGGTGATGAGCGCTTCGAGCGCTCGGTGATCTATCTTTGTGCGCATTCCGCCGAAGGCGCGATGGGCATCATCGTCAATCATCCCGCCGGCAGCATCGACTTCCCCGAGCTCTTGCAGCAACTCGGCATCATCAAGAAGGGCGAGCACATCAAGCTGCCGGAGAACGCCGAAAGCATGAAGGTGCTGCGCGGCGGGCCGGTCGACACCGGCCGCGGCTTCGTGCTGCATTCCAGCGATTTCTACATCGAGAACGCGACGCTCCGGATCGACGACGGCGTCTGTCTCACCGCGACCGTCGACATCCTGCGGGCGATCGCCAACGGCTCCGGCCCGAAGCACGCCATCCTCGCGCTCGGCTATGCCGGCTGGGCGCCGGGCCAGCTCGAGACCGAGATCCAGAGCAATGGCTGGCTGCATTGCGATGCGGATTCGGATTTGATCTTCGGCGACGACGTCGACGAGAAATACGGCCGGGCGCTGCGAAAAATCGGCATCGATCCCGGCATGCTCTCGAACGAGGCGGGGCACGCGTAG